A region of Salvia splendens isolate huo1 chromosome 17, SspV2, whole genome shotgun sequence DNA encodes the following proteins:
- the LOC121774862 gene encoding uncharacterized protein LOC121774862 isoform X1, producing MNRAIFQVMATEEDIGVPDLKSQLTNAQTHLKQEIGRSQSQVDALQENLTEVKACVQGSEVDAKKELKVLWHRVKTSATLLTYLKSKARIMAVPHLAHTSCGIKQLEGVGLVDKNGVPLSGWSRNVDTSFFDYADEETWTALSSKDGALDEQDGVYIGEVLKSVQMVTDVMETLVKRAIMAESETVTEKEKVIVGQEEIKKKAFQIDNMSLKLEEMEQFAMGTNTILNEMRQRVQDLVDETSRQRQRAAENEQELCRVKQEFESLKSYVSTLIRARETLLSSEKQFQAIEKHFERLVAKTSQLESEKMQKEVEVQKLMEDNVRLSALLDKKEAQLVAMNEQCKVMALNASKI from the exons ATGAATAGAGCTATCTTCCAGGTAATGGCAACAGAGGAAGATATTGGCGTGCCAGATCTGAAGTCACAGTTGACCAATGCACAGACCCACTTGAAGCAGGAGATAGGAAGAAGCCAGTCTCAAGTGGATGCATTGCAAGAGAATCTTACGGAGGTAAAGGCTTGTGTTCAAGGCTCTGAAGTAGATGCTAAGAAGGAGCTGAAAGTTCTCTGGCATAGAGTCAAAACGTCTGCAACATTGTTGACATACTTGAAATCAAAAGCAAGAATCATGGCAGTTCCTCATTTGGCTCATACCTCTTGTGGTATCAAACAATTGGAGGGTGTGGGCCTTGTTGATAAAAATGGTGTGCCATTGTCTGGATGGTCAAGGAATGTAGATACTTCTTTTTTCGACTATGCAGATGAGGAAACATGGACAGCGCTTAGCAGTAAGGATGGTGCTCTTGATGAACAAGATGGAGTTTATATTGGCGAAGTACTCAAAAGTGTACAAATGGTTACAGATGTAATGGAAACTCTTGTGAAGAGAGCTATAATGGCGGAATCTGAAACAGTTACGGAGAAGGAAAAGGTAATAGTAGGACAAGAGGAAATAAAAAAGAAGGCATTTCAAATCGATAACATGTCACTAAAATTAGAGGAGATGGAGCAGTTTGCAATGGGTACAAATACTATTTTGAACGAGATGAGACAGAGGGTACAAGATCTGGTTGACGAAACTTCAAGACAAAGGCAAAGAGCTGCTGAGAATGAGCAGGAGCTTTGCCGTGTTAAGCAAGAATTTGAATCCCTGAAATCTTATGTCAGTACACTGATTCGTGCAAGGGAAACACTTCTTTCATCAGAGAAGCAATTTCAGGCCATTGAAAAGCACTTTGAACG GCTTGTGGCCAAAACATCGCAATTGGAAAGTGAGAAGATGCAGAAGGAAGTCGAAGTCCAGAAACTCATGGAAGATAATGTGAGACTGAGTGCTCTACTGGACAAGAAAGAGGCCCAACTCGTGGCCATGAACGAGCAGTGCAAGGTCATGGCACTGAACGCTtccaaaatataa
- the LOC121774862 gene encoding uncharacterized protein LOC121774862 isoform X2: MATEEDIGVPDLKSQLTNAQTHLKQEIGRSQSQVDALQENLTEVKACVQGSEVDAKKELKVLWHRVKTSATLLTYLKSKARIMAVPHLAHTSCGIKQLEGVGLVDKNGVPLSGWSRNVDTSFFDYADEETWTALSSKDGALDEQDGVYIGEVLKSVQMVTDVMETLVKRAIMAESETVTEKEKVIVGQEEIKKKAFQIDNMSLKLEEMEQFAMGTNTILNEMRQRVQDLVDETSRQRQRAAENEQELCRVKQEFESLKSYVSTLIRARETLLSSEKQFQAIEKHFERLVAKTSQLESEKMQKEVEVQKLMEDNVRLSALLDKKEAQLVAMNEQCKVMALNASKI; this comes from the exons ATGGCAACAGAGGAAGATATTGGCGTGCCAGATCTGAAGTCACAGTTGACCAATGCACAGACCCACTTGAAGCAGGAGATAGGAAGAAGCCAGTCTCAAGTGGATGCATTGCAAGAGAATCTTACGGAGGTAAAGGCTTGTGTTCAAGGCTCTGAAGTAGATGCTAAGAAGGAGCTGAAAGTTCTCTGGCATAGAGTCAAAACGTCTGCAACATTGTTGACATACTTGAAATCAAAAGCAAGAATCATGGCAGTTCCTCATTTGGCTCATACCTCTTGTGGTATCAAACAATTGGAGGGTGTGGGCCTTGTTGATAAAAATGGTGTGCCATTGTCTGGATGGTCAAGGAATGTAGATACTTCTTTTTTCGACTATGCAGATGAGGAAACATGGACAGCGCTTAGCAGTAAGGATGGTGCTCTTGATGAACAAGATGGAGTTTATATTGGCGAAGTACTCAAAAGTGTACAAATGGTTACAGATGTAATGGAAACTCTTGTGAAGAGAGCTATAATGGCGGAATCTGAAACAGTTACGGAGAAGGAAAAGGTAATAGTAGGACAAGAGGAAATAAAAAAGAAGGCATTTCAAATCGATAACATGTCACTAAAATTAGAGGAGATGGAGCAGTTTGCAATGGGTACAAATACTATTTTGAACGAGATGAGACAGAGGGTACAAGATCTGGTTGACGAAACTTCAAGACAAAGGCAAAGAGCTGCTGAGAATGAGCAGGAGCTTTGCCGTGTTAAGCAAGAATTTGAATCCCTGAAATCTTATGTCAGTACACTGATTCGTGCAAGGGAAACACTTCTTTCATCAGAGAAGCAATTTCAGGCCATTGAAAAGCACTTTGAACG GCTTGTGGCCAAAACATCGCAATTGGAAAGTGAGAAGATGCAGAAGGAAGTCGAAGTCCAGAAACTCATGGAAGATAATGTGAGACTGAGTGCTCTACTGGACAAGAAAGAGGCCCAACTCGTGGCCATGAACGAGCAGTGCAAGGTCATGGCACTGAACGCTtccaaaatataa